CAGTTCGTGAGCAATGGCATCTGTCAGTTGTTTACGGCCGCTGATCAACTGCTGCAGCCGTTGCGCCATCTGATCGAAGGTCATGCCTAGCGTCGCCAGACTGCTGCTATTGTCCAGCGCGGCTCTGGCATCTAATTCGCCGTTCCCCAAACGGGTTGCCGCGGCTTCCAGTTGGCGCATGTCGCGCCAGTGCGGGCGCATCCACAGCAGAATGGGTACCGCCAACGACAGCCCCAACACAATAATAAATCCCAGAATTAACCAATGTTGTTCCTGACGAAACGACAGGTAAGGTACTGGCCCGATAATCAGCACCATATTGCTGTTGGGAATCCGTTGGCGAAAAGTGGCATCGTCCTCAACAATGGCAATATTCCCTGCTTGCAAAAACGCAATATCTTCACGGGATAGCGGCTGCTCGTCCAGGGTTGCCGTATGCAGGCTAAGGTGCAGTCGTTGGCTGAAATTGTGGATTTTATCTGGCCATTGCGATTGTGGTACGGTGGCAAGTTCCTGAGTAAAGCGATCAAGAAAGTCCTGCACTAATCCTTCCAGATATCGATTGCCGGTGCGCTCAGCAGTGAACTGGTAAATGCCGCCCATCAGCAGCGCAGCCGCCAAAAAACAGGCAATAACCAGCAGGTAGAATTGAGTAAACAGGTGGCGCATGCGTTAAGACCACTCGTCTGCGACTAACAGGTAACCCTTATTGCGAATGGTTTTGATGCGAGTTGGTAACTCGGCATTATCACCGAGTTTTTGTCGCAGTCTGGAGATAGCGACATCCATGCTGCGATCCATGCCATCATATTCGCGCCCTTTGAGTTGTTTGAACAGCGTCTCACGACTGAGGATCTGGCCGCTGTGGCTTGCCAGTTCCCATAACAGGTCAAAGTCGCTGGTGGACAGCGCTATCGCTTGCCCCTGCAACCGAACATCACGGTTGTTATAGTCAATTATGAGCGTGCCCAGTTGTAGCCGTTGGGTGACTTTGGGAGCTTGTGGTGCGATGGCGGCCAGCTGTCTCAGTTGTACTCGCAGGCGTGCTACCAGGACGTTCGGGGGGGTGGTTTTAAGAATATAATCGTTAGCTCCGAGTTCCAGCGCCAGTACCTGATTCATGTCGCTATCGAGTGACGTCAGCATGACGATTGGACCGTTGAAGCATTGGCGGAGTTCGCGGCAAAGCGATAGCCCGTCCATGCCCGGTAACATGATATCCAGTAACACCAGATCCGGCTTTTCGGCGGCAACCCGTTGCAACGCCATATCGCCACGAGGCTCCAGCAATACTTGCATGTCATGCCGTGCCAGCCAGCCACTGATTAATTGGCCAATTTCCGGCTCATCCTCTACCAACAAAATGCGATGCATATCATCTCCCGCTCTGTGCTGCATCAGCATAACGCAGTCGTAGCGGAAGAAAATGGGGAAAGTGAAATATTTCATCGGTTCA
This portion of the Shewanella yunxiaonensis genome encodes:
- the rstA gene encoding two-component system response regulator RstA gives rise to the protein MKYFTFPIFFRYDCVMLMQHRAGDDMHRILLVEDEPEIGQLISGWLARHDMQVLLEPRGDMALQRVAAEKPDLVLLDIMLPGMDGLSLCRELRQCFNGPIVMLTSLDSDMNQVLALELGANDYILKTTPPNVLVARLRVQLRQLAAIAPQAPKVTQRLQLGTLIIDYNNRDVRLQGQAIALSTSDFDLLWELASHSGQILSRETLFKQLKGREYDGMDRSMDVAISRLRQKLGDNAELPTRIKTIRNKGYLLVADEWS
- the rstB gene encoding two-component system sensor histidine kinase RstB, encoding MRHLFTQFYLLVIACFLAAALLMGGIYQFTAERTGNRYLEGLVQDFLDRFTQELATVPQSQWPDKIHNFSQRLHLSLHTATLDEQPLSREDIAFLQAGNIAIVEDDATFRQRIPNSNMVLIIGPVPYLSFRQEQHWLILGFIIVLGLSLAVPILLWMRPHWRDMRQLEAAATRLGNGELDARAALDNSSSLATLGMTFDQMAQRLQQLISGRKQLTDAIAHELRTPLVRLRYRLELLEPAPADKDKAALEHDIEALEFLIEEMLTYSRLNQPELPLKLTEVELGQWARERLADWQAQGANHQVILSCPQTPLFWRGDLRLLTRAMDNLVGNAVRHGHREVKIILTQDSPEQLSLAVQDDGPGVAAKEADRIFEPFVRLDESRDRRTGGIGLGLAIVRSIVQLHGGKVSLQPSQQGARFCIQLPVHLDTNRYQSNTDPDLRHT